In one Capricornis sumatraensis isolate serow.1 chromosome 1, serow.2, whole genome shotgun sequence genomic region, the following are encoded:
- the LOC138079939 gene encoding keratin-associated protein 10-8-like, producing MASSTLSICSSDLSYDCPESCCEPPCCAPSCCAPAPHLTLLCAPVSCKSSPCCQPACSSSCPALCCQQSSCQPSCCTSSPCQQACCEPVCCRPVCCTPVCCRPVCCEVSPCSTSSCCQQSSCQPSCCTSSPCQQACCEPVCCRPICCTPVCCRPVCCEASPCSAPSSCCRPSSSVSLLCRPVCRPACCVPISSCQSSCCRPASSVSLLCQPACSRPACYVPISAPEPCC from the coding sequence ATGGCATCCTCCACCCTGTCCATCTGCTCCAGCGACCTGAGCTATGACTGTCCAGAGAGCTGCTGCGAGCCCCCCTGCTGTGCCCCCAGCTGCTGCGCCCCGGCCCCCCACCTGACCCTCCTCTGTGCCCCAGTGAGCTGCAAGTCCAGCCCCTGCTGCCAGCCAGCCTGCAGCAGCTCCTGCCCAGCCTTGTGCTGCCAGCAGTCTAGCTGCCAGCCCTCCTGCTGCACCTCCTCCCCCTGCCAGCAGGCCTGCTGTGAGCCTGTCTGCTGCAGGCCCGTCTGCTGCACACCTGTCTGCTGCAGGCCTGTCTGCTGTGAGGTCTCTCCCTGTTCTACCTCCTCATGTTGCCAGCAGTCCAGCTGCCAGCCCTCCTGCTGCACCTCCTCCCCCTGCCAGCAGGCCTGCTGTGAGCCCGTCTGCTGCAGGCCCATCTGCTGCACACCTGTCTGCTGCAGGCCCGTGTGCTGTGAGGCCTCCCCTTGCTCAGCCCCCTCATCCTGCTGCAGACCCTCCTCCTCCGTGTCCCTCCTCTGCCGCCCTGTGTGCCGCCCCGCCTGCTGCGTGCCCATTTCCTCCTGCCAGTCCAGCTGCTGCCGCCCGGCCTCCTCTGTGTCCCTCCTCTGCCAGCCTGCATGCTCCCGCCCAGCCTGCTATGTCCCCATCTCGGCCCCAGAGCCCTGCTGCTGA
- the LOC138079934 gene encoding keratin-associated protein 10-8-like, translating into MASSALSVCSSDLSYSSRVCLPGSCDSYTSSSWQVDDCPESCCEPPCCAPSCCAPAPRLTLLCAPVSCESHPCCQPSCCTSSPCQQACCEPICCRPVCCTPVCCRPVCCRPVSYRPVCCRPVCCTPVSCRPVCCRPVSCRPVCCRPLCCRPVCCESSPCSASLCCQPNPCSSVSCRPSSSVSLLCRPVCRPTCCVPTFSCQPSCCRPASCVSLLCRPACSHPACCVPASAPEPCC; encoded by the coding sequence ATGGCTTCCTCTGCCCTGTCTGTCTGCTCCAGTGACCTGAGCTACAGCAGTCGGGTCTGCCTGCCCGGGTCCTGTGACTCCTACACCAGCTCCTCCTGGCAGGTGGACGACTGTCCAGAGAGCTGCTGCGAGCCCCCCTGCTGTGCCCCCAGCTGCTGCGCCCCGGCCCCCCGCCTGACCCTCCTCTGCGCCCCAGTGAGCTGTGAGTCCCACCCCTGCTGCCAGCCCTCCTGCTGCACCTCTTCCCCCTGCCAGCAGGCCTGCTGTGAGCCTATCTGCTGCAGGCCCGTCTGCTGCACACCTGTCTGCTGCAGGCCTGTCTGCTGCAGGCCCGTCTCCTACAGGCCCGTCTGCTGCAGGCCCGTCTGCTGCACACCCGTCTCCTGCAGGCCCGTCTGCTGCAGGCCCGTCTCCTGCAGGCCCGTCTGCTGCAGGCCCCTCTGCTGCAGGCCCGTCTGCTGTGAGTCTTCCCCCTGCTCAGCCTCCTTGTGCTGCCAGCCCAACCCCTGCTCCTCGGTCAGTTGCAGACCCTCCTCCTCCGTGTCCCTCCTCTGCCGTCCTGTGTGCCGCCCCACATGCTGCGTGCCCACCTTCTCCTGCCAGCCCAGCTGCTGCCGCCCGGCCTCCTGCGTGTCCCTGCTGTGCCGGCCCGCGTGCTCCCACCCTGCTTGCTGTGTCCCAGCCTCGGCCCCAGAACCCTGTTGCTGA